The following coding sequences lie in one Oryctolagus cuniculus chromosome 7, mOryCun1.1, whole genome shotgun sequence genomic window:
- the GJA9 gene encoding gap junction alpha-9 protein, with protein sequence MGAWSLLGRILEEVHIHSTMVSKLWLTILFIFRMLVLGIAAGEIWEDEQSGFICNTEQPGCRNACYDQAFPISLIRYWALQMVFVSSPSLCYMGHALYRLRVLGKERRRMKAHLEPERVGFETSGDQRNLEPELWQLGQRKRSKAPLPEALLCTYVIHVLTRSVLEVSFMIGQYLLYGFHLQPLFKCHRQPCPNIIDCFVSRPTEKTIFLLFMQSIATVSLFLSILEIFYLGFKKIKRGLWGQSKWKGEHKEFHANQSKQNQRAPAKSPKRLPPAPGHLSAEKQTHRAVHPSLNPSPPFQADPGSHSVNDQQCALDEPGAVFSDKMRSLHTAYSHLQHIRSNHSKDPHKTFGKAANGNQLREKRATDGQDSQRNHCSRGHCSVSSVAGDLDNYTERLPQAGVSLPANHTWKPRWLSATRGPSTEGGNWRSPPNGHLIPNGNLEGQFLEGTTSTFPPSQGNSQLLPVPQGPCSLREPSCEPGLVRPCNNPVCPPNPAVSLTNSLAGRRLPTDLQI encoded by the coding sequence ATGGGGGCCTGGAGTCTCCTGGGACGTATTCTAGAGGAAGTTCACATCCACTCCACCATGGTCAGCAAGCTCTGGCTCACCATCCTGTTCATATTCCGAATGCTTGTTCTGGGCATAGCAGCTGGAGAAATCTGGGAGGACGAGCAGTCTGGCTTCATCTGCAATACGGAACAACCTGGCTGCAGAAACGCATGCTACGACCAGGCCTTTCCCATCTCCCTCATTAGGTACTGGGCTTTGCAGATGGTCTTTGTGTCATCGCCATCTCTGTGCTACATGGGCCATGCTTTGTACCGGCTGAGGGTTCTGGGGAAAGAGCGGCGGAGGATGAAAGCCCACTTAGAACCGGAAAGGGTAGGATTCGAGACGTCTGGGGATCAGAGGAACCTGGAGCCAGAGCTTTGGCAGCTGGGACAGAGGAAACGGAGTAAAGCTCCACTCCCAGAAGCCCTACTGTGCACCTACGTGATACACGTTCTCACTCGCTCTGTGCTTGAAGTCAGCTTCATGATTGGACAATACCTTTTATATGGATTCCACCTGCAGCCTCTATTTAAATGCCACAGGCAGCCCTGTCCAAACATAATTGACTGTTTTGTCTCACGACCAACAGAAAAGacaatattcctattatttatgcAATCCATAGCCACGGTTTCACTTTTCTTGAGCATTCTAGAAATCTTCTACCTAGggtttaaaaagattaaaagaggGCTTTGGGGCCAATCTAAATGGAAGGGTGAACATAAGGAATTCCATGCAAACCAGTCCAAACAAAATCAGAGGGCACCTGCCAAGTCGCCAAAGCGACTCCCTCCTGCGCCTGGTCATCTCTCAGCGGAAAAGCAAACACACAGGGCAGTGCACCCTAGTTTAAATCCATCTCCCCCATTCCAGGCAGATCCTGGCAGTCACAGTGTAAATGACCAGCAATGTGCTCTGGATGAACCAGGAGCTGTATTTTCTGATAAGATGCGTTCACTTCATACTGCTTACAGTCATCTTCAACACATCCGCTCCAATCATAGCAAAGATCCTCATAAAACATTTGGAAAAGCAGCTAATGGGAACCAGTTAAGGGAAAAAAGAGCAACTGACGGCCAAGACAGCCAAAGGAACCACTGCAGCAGAGGTCACTGTTCTGTGTCAAGTGTTGCTGGAGACCTGGACAACTACACCGAGAGGTTGCCCCAAGCAGGTGTCTCTCTGCCAGCTAACCACACCTGGAAACCGAGGTGGCTCAGTGCCACGCGGGGGCCCTCCACAGAAGGTGGAAACTGGAGGTCACCTCCAAATGGTCACCTCATTCCAAACGGCAACCTCGAGGGCCAGTTCCTGGAGGGCACAACCAGCACCTTCCCACCCTCACAAGGGAACTCCCAGCTGCTTCCTGTTCCACAGGGACCCTGCTCTTTGAGAGAGCCGTCCTGTGAGCCTGGGTTGGTCAGACCCTGCAACAATCCTGTTTGTCCTCCAAATCCTGCAGTGTCCTTGACCAACAGCCTCGCGGGGAGGCGGCTTCCCACCGACCTCCAGATCTGA
- the MYCBP gene encoding C-Myc-binding protein, which translates to MSSAGRSPPATVSGASDAAAAVTMAHYKAADSKREQFRRYLEKSGVLDTLTKVLVALYEEPEKPNSALDFLKHHLGAATPENPEIELLRLELAEMKEKYEAIVEENKKLKTKLAQYEPPQEEKRAE; encoded by the exons ATGAGCAGTGCCGGCCGGAGCCCGCCAGCCACGGTCTCCGGCGCCAGCGACGCCGCTGCCGCTGTCACTATGGCCCATTACAAA GCCGCCGACTCGAAGCGCGAGCAGTTCCGGAGGTACTTGGAGAAGTCGGGGGTGCTGGACACGCTGACCAAGG TGTTGGTAGCCTTATATGAAGAACCAGAGAAACCTAATAGTGCTTTGGA CTTTTTAAAGCATCACTTAGGAGCTGCTACCCcagaaaatccagaaatagaGCTGCTTCGCCTAGAATtggcagaaatgaaagaaaaatatgaagctattgtagaagaaaataaaaaactgaaaacaaag CTTGCTCAGTATGAACCACCTCAGGAGGAGAAGCGTGCTGAATAG